The Candidatus Endomicrobium procryptotermitis genomic sequence CAATCTTTTCGGACGCATAATTCCCGAAGGTACAAAAAAAGAAAAAATTGACAGGTTCGAATTTCTAAAAAATTTTACCGATGACGAATATGTTGATCCTTCAAAATATAATCTCATGCCGTCGGTGTCTGTAAAAGAAATAAAAAGGTACGGAAGCAGCGCAAAAAAGGTCGCGCTTATAGATTGTGGCGCAAAATTTAATATTGCAAGAATGCTTGTTGAAAGAGACTGCGAAGTTTTGCTTTTGCCTTGGGATACGGATTTTTCAACGGTAAATGTAGATGGGTGGCTTATTTCAAACGGACCGGGCGACCCTCAAAATACGGGAGATTTGGTTGAAAGAGTGAAAAAAGATGTTTTAGGTTCAAATAAACCAGTATTAGGGATATGTTTAGGACATCAGATTTTATCGCTTGCTTCGGGTGCAAAAACAAGGCGGCTTCCACACGGACATAGAAGCCATAATCAGCCTGTTTTTTCGCTGCCTGAAAAACACGCGTATATGTCCAGTCAAAATCACAGATATGCGGTTGAAAAAAAGACTATACAAGACGACTGGGAACTTTGGTTTGTCAATGCAAACGATGATTCTGTAGAGGGTTTAAAACATAAGACGGAACCGATGATGTCTGTTCAATTTCATCCTGAAGCATCCTCAGGTCCAAACGATACCAGTTGGATAATGGATGAATTTATTGAAAAGATAAAAGAGAACAGATAACAAGCCGTTTTTCCCCTTCTATGAAGGGATGCAACGTAGCCGCGGGATAGTCTCTGTTTGCAGTTGTCGTTGTTGTTTATCGTTAATCATCAACCACCATCACCGAATCTCTATAATGCAGGAAAGGTAACAGCTATCACCCCGACGGCTGGCTTGGCATCAAAGAGTTCCCGCACCCAAGAGGGAAATAAAGATAAAGGCTTCTTTTATCTGCGATAAGAAAGTAAATATTTAATAGCTGAATTTATACTTTTTTCAAAAGAACTAGGGCATAAACTCATCCCCTAGCCAAGTTTAAAAGCTTTTTCTTTCTTAATTTTCTCTCTTTTTGTGTCATTTTGTTTTTTAAATTGACAGTCTTCTATATCTTCTTTTGACAATGCATATT encodes the following:
- the carA gene encoding glutamine-hydrolyzing carbamoyl-phosphate synthase small subunit → MKKEKFLLKKYRKAYLELSNGIVLEGRAIGANVCVSGEMVFNTGMLGYGEAMTDPSYLGQILVFSFCLIGNYGVPVAKGGDFFMTKGHESSSIKTQGIIVSDIYGGCHHHDGGISLEQWMIENNVPGIAGIDTRYLVQMIRESGNLFGRIIPEGTKKEKIDRFEFLKNFTDDEYVDPSKYNLMPSVSVKEIKRYGSSAKKVALIDCGAKFNIARMLVERDCEVLLLPWDTDFSTVNVDGWLISNGPGDPQNTGDLVERVKKDVLGSNKPVLGICLGHQILSLASGAKTRRLPHGHRSHNQPVFSLPEKHAYMSSQNHRYAVEKKTIQDDWELWFVNANDDSVEGLKHKTEPMMSVQFHPEASSGPNDTSWIMDEFIEKIKENR